From a single Vespula pensylvanica isolate Volc-1 chromosome 24, ASM1446617v1, whole genome shotgun sequence genomic region:
- the LOC122637033 gene encoding microprocessor complex subunit DGCR8 isoform X1: MSLSMDIDKEENNTEDFRLQMQRNMEKPDFMDINYQEKDDLYIKDGGARNIESNIDHNNHEKMFDQSHCNDTMEDNVNLLNAAIDAVNGLDSQEAESNVDDIVTNDDLRQFDVLDDLERHPDQNCSDMDSDTNESMDSDVPDEEIEAMLEEGLPEEFKGKRKDKKDSMPYEEKEKLVLDEIGHNHFDVLPEGWVQVTHNSGMPLYLHKQSRVCTLAKPYFLGPGSVRKHEVPVSAIPCLQYRRALHEEEEEKKKEKDREPSAEICSLPSAKIETIQENRAAHSLDSEQLRNYCQSLFRFKAIKVMRFQSWSARRKFTKNKKHRKQLERPTLPDGTKLITFPVTSSGMTGSSSSTTGEDSGTQRPSKHWIMNPSGKSYVCILHEYVQHALKKQPTYKFKELENAATPYSAVVCINDMEYGSGFGSSKKQAKANAARKTLEILIPQMRDKISGENGDNGSGNSSRTIKASRGNSDADLSFFDEISITDPRVAEFCAKTTEPSPHAILITCLQRNYGLGDMHINYSVNTLKHQRNEFTMRVGKHEATVVCRNKKDGKQRAAQAILQLMHPHIQSWGSLLRLYGSRSVKSFKEKKQLEQEITLLQGKAAVNQPNHAILGKLRQEMRKLAEQHKAIQPIGKFIPLDLPTGSSANLNNVDL, translated from the exons ATGTCTCTTTCAATGGATatcgacaaagaagaaaacaatacaGAAGACTTTCGACTGCAGATGCAAAGGAACATGGAAAAACCAGATTTCATGGATAtaaattatcaagaaaaagatgatCTATATATTAAGGATGGTGGTGCTCGAAATATAGAATCAAATATTGATCATAACAATCACGAAAAGATGTTTGATCAAAGTCATTGTAATGATACAATGGAAGATAATGTTAATCTTCTAAATGCTGCTATCGATGCAGTTAATGGTTTGGACAGCCAGGAAGCAGAATCAAATGTTGATGACATTGTAACCAATGATGATTTAAGACAATTTGATGTATTGGATGATCTAGAACGACATCCAGATCAAAATTGTTCAGACATGGACTCTGATACGAACGAGAGCATGGATTCTGATGTTCCAGATGAAGAAATTGAAGCTATGCTTGAAGaag GTTTACCAGAAGAAtttaaaggaaagaggaaagacaaGAAAGATAGTATGCCAtatgaagaaaaggagaaacttGTTTTAGATG AAATTGGACATAATCATTTTGATGTCTTGCCCGAAGGTTGGGTACAAGTAACACATAACAGTGGAATGCCATTGTATTTACATAAACAAAGCAGAGTTTGTACATTAGCCAAACCATATTTTCTTGGTCCAGGAAGTGTAAGAAAACATGAAGTCCCTGTTAGTGCAATACCTTGTCTTCAATACAGAAGAGCATTacacgaagaggaagaagaaaaaaagaaagagaaagatcgcgAGCCCTCTGCTGAAATTTGTAGTCTTCCCAGTGCAAAAATAGAGACCATTCAAGAAAACCGAGCAGCTCATTCTTTAGACAGCGAACAACTTAGAAATTATTGTCAATCACTCTTCCGTTTTAAAGCTATTAAAGTCATGAGATTTCA ATCATGGTCTGCTCGTAGAAAGttcacaaaaaataaaaaacatcgTAAGCAATTGGAACGTCCAACTTTACCCGATGGTACGAAGTTAATAACATTCCCAGTTACAAGTTCAGGGATGACGGGAAGCAGCAGTAGTACAACAGGAGAAGATAGTGGTACGCAAAGGCCATCAAAACATTGGATAATGAATCCCTCTGGCAAAAGTTATGTTTGTATTCTTCACGAATACGTACAACATGCGTTAAAAAAACAACCAACATATAAATTTAAGGAACTag aaaatgcAGCAACACCATATTCCGCAGTAGTGTGTATTAATGATATGGAATACGGCAGTGGTTTTGGCAGTAGCAAAAAACAAGCAAAAGCTAATGCAGCACGCAAAACTCTAGAAATTTTGATTCCACAAATGAGAGATAAGATTTCTGGAGAAAATGGTGATAACGGGTCTGGTAATTCTAGTCGAACGATTAAAGCATCCAGAGGAAATTCTGATGCAGATTTGTcatttttcgatgaaatctCAATAACGGATCCACGGGTAGCAGAATTTTGTGCAAAAACGACCGAACCATCTCCGCATGCAATTTTGATTACTTGTCTTCAAAGGAATTATGGTTTAGGGGATAtgcatattaattattctgtAAATACATTGAAACACCAACGTAATGAATTTACAATGCGCGTTGGAAAACACGAAGCTACAGTT gtatgtcgtaataagaaagatggaaaacaAAGAGCAGCTCAGGCAATTTTACAACTAATGCATCCACACATTCAATCCTGGGGTTCCTTGTTAAGATTGTACGGATCACGAAGTGTAAAAtcctttaaagaaaaaaaacaattagaaCAAGAAATAACATTGTTGCAAGGAAAAGCAGCAGTTAATCAACCGAATCATGCAATATTAGGTAAACTTAGACAAGAAATGCGTAAACTAGCTGAACAACATAAAGCAATACAACCTATTGGTAAATTTATACCATTAGATTTACCCACTGGTTCTTCAgctaatttaaataatgtagATTTGTAG
- the LOC122637033 gene encoding microprocessor complex subunit DGCR8 isoform X2, which produces MFQMKKLKLCLKKYRSCSCQVPFLVKYYVLGLPEEFKGKRKDKKDSMPYEEKEKLVLDEIGHNHFDVLPEGWVQVTHNSGMPLYLHKQSRVCTLAKPYFLGPGSVRKHEVPVSAIPCLQYRRALHEEEEEKKKEKDREPSAEICSLPSAKIETIQENRAAHSLDSEQLRNYCQSLFRFKAIKVMRFQSWSARRKFTKNKKHRKQLERPTLPDGTKLITFPVTSSGMTGSSSSTTGEDSGTQRPSKHWIMNPSGKSYVCILHEYVQHALKKQPTYKFKELENAATPYSAVVCINDMEYGSGFGSSKKQAKANAARKTLEILIPQMRDKISGENGDNGSGNSSRTIKASRGNSDADLSFFDEISITDPRVAEFCAKTTEPSPHAILITCLQRNYGLGDMHINYSVNTLKHQRNEFTMRVGKHEATVVCRNKKDGKQRAAQAILQLMHPHIQSWGSLLRLYGSRSVKSFKEKKQLEQEITLLQGKAAVNQPNHAILGKLRQEMRKLAEQHKAIQPIGKFIPLDLPTGSSANLNNVDL; this is translated from the exons ATGTTCCAGATGAAGAAATTGAAGCTATGCTTGAAGaag TACAGATCATGCAGCTGCCAAGTACCTTTTTTAGTTAAGTATTATGTACTAGGTTTACCAGAAGAAtttaaaggaaagaggaaagacaaGAAAGATAGTATGCCAtatgaagaaaaggagaaacttGTTTTAGATG AAATTGGACATAATCATTTTGATGTCTTGCCCGAAGGTTGGGTACAAGTAACACATAACAGTGGAATGCCATTGTATTTACATAAACAAAGCAGAGTTTGTACATTAGCCAAACCATATTTTCTTGGTCCAGGAAGTGTAAGAAAACATGAAGTCCCTGTTAGTGCAATACCTTGTCTTCAATACAGAAGAGCATTacacgaagaggaagaagaaaaaaagaaagagaaagatcgcgAGCCCTCTGCTGAAATTTGTAGTCTTCCCAGTGCAAAAATAGAGACCATTCAAGAAAACCGAGCAGCTCATTCTTTAGACAGCGAACAACTTAGAAATTATTGTCAATCACTCTTCCGTTTTAAAGCTATTAAAGTCATGAGATTTCA ATCATGGTCTGCTCGTAGAAAGttcacaaaaaataaaaaacatcgTAAGCAATTGGAACGTCCAACTTTACCCGATGGTACGAAGTTAATAACATTCCCAGTTACAAGTTCAGGGATGACGGGAAGCAGCAGTAGTACAACAGGAGAAGATAGTGGTACGCAAAGGCCATCAAAACATTGGATAATGAATCCCTCTGGCAAAAGTTATGTTTGTATTCTTCACGAATACGTACAACATGCGTTAAAAAAACAACCAACATATAAATTTAAGGAACTag aaaatgcAGCAACACCATATTCCGCAGTAGTGTGTATTAATGATATGGAATACGGCAGTGGTTTTGGCAGTAGCAAAAAACAAGCAAAAGCTAATGCAGCACGCAAAACTCTAGAAATTTTGATTCCACAAATGAGAGATAAGATTTCTGGAGAAAATGGTGATAACGGGTCTGGTAATTCTAGTCGAACGATTAAAGCATCCAGAGGAAATTCTGATGCAGATTTGTcatttttcgatgaaatctCAATAACGGATCCACGGGTAGCAGAATTTTGTGCAAAAACGACCGAACCATCTCCGCATGCAATTTTGATTACTTGTCTTCAAAGGAATTATGGTTTAGGGGATAtgcatattaattattctgtAAATACATTGAAACACCAACGTAATGAATTTACAATGCGCGTTGGAAAACACGAAGCTACAGTT gtatgtcgtaataagaaagatggaaaacaAAGAGCAGCTCAGGCAATTTTACAACTAATGCATCCACACATTCAATCCTGGGGTTCCTTGTTAAGATTGTACGGATCACGAAGTGTAAAAtcctttaaagaaaaaaaacaattagaaCAAGAAATAACATTGTTGCAAGGAAAAGCAGCAGTTAATCAACCGAATCATGCAATATTAGGTAAACTTAGACAAGAAATGCGTAAACTAGCTGAACAACATAAAGCAATACAACCTATTGGTAAATTTATACCATTAGATTTACCCACTGGTTCTTCAgctaatttaaataatgtagATTTGTAG
- the LOC122637035 gene encoding RILP-like protein homolog isoform X3, whose translation MEEYSVVSDVSVVDVYDIASEIGKECEKLIDLFGVESVTNLMPKVINALELLENLAIKNERENTTVQELRAKIIQLESDKIGKAEDRQRFEKELEQIEEHWRQESRDLVGMVTRLQEENRRLAEALRESQSDSQYSGKQTFTASQEVDVSVLQHLRSMIDKQRDQIRARDRELTQKNLEIENLTSQVEKFGVVGRELKRKQRQAQMQARGLVEERADFLAQLQDQNRELIQLRGRLGLAKKENEDLSKSQGCPDLTNKAVYDLDDPDRPRFTTAELKEILHERNELKARVSDLEDELEYYRPKPEIPIDDKDAPVQGPLPYEPDDAPWKKSSESGIRKFFRKIFSESSSSFLGGSSPRRSLSSLSKMALSSNSTCDESM comes from the exons ATGGAAGAATATTCTGTGGTATCAGATGTCTCGGTAGTAGATGTCTATGATATTGCCTCAGAAATAGGGAAGGAATGTGAAAAACTTATAGATCTTTTTGGTGTTGAGTCTGTAACAAATCTTATGCCAAAAGTTATTAACGCTTTAGAATTGCTCGAAAATCTtgcaattaaaaatgaaagagaaaatactaCAGTTCAAGAATTAAGGGCTAAAATTATACAACTTGAAAGCGATAAAATTGGAAAAGCTGAGGATAGACaaagatttgaaaaa GAGTTGGAGCAGATCGAAGAACATTGGAGACAAGAATCTCGAGATTTAGTTGGCATGGTAACTAGATTACAAGAAGAGAATAGACGATTGGCAGAAGCTTTACGAGAATCGCAAAGTGATAGTCAGTACAGCGGTAAACAAA CTTTTACAGCTAGTCAAGAAGTGGATGTTTCAGTTTTACAACATTTAAGATCTATGATAGATAAGCAACGTGATCAAATTAGAGCAAGGGATCGAGAACTTACACAAAAGaatttagaaatagaaaat cTAACATCACAAGTTGAAAAATTTGGAGTTGTTGGAAGAGAATTAAAACGTAAGCAACGCCAAGCACAAATGCAAGCACGTGGTCTTGTAGAGGAAAGAGCAGATTTCTTAGCACAACTGCAAGATCAAAATCGAGAATTAATACAACTGAGAGGTAGACTTGGACTagccaaaaaagaaaatgaggatTTATCTAAATCACAAGGATGTCCTGATCTGACAAATAAAGCTGTATATGATCTGGATGATCCAGATAGACCCAGATTTACTACTGCTGAACTAAAAGAAATCTTgcatgaaagaaacgaattaaaagCAAGAGTTTCAGATTTGGAAGATGAATTAGAATATTATCGACCAAAACCAGAAAT acCTATAGATGACAAAGATGCACCTGTACAAGGTCCTCTTCCTTATGAACCAGATGATGCACCTTGGAAAAAATCATCTGAGTCTGGTATTCGTAAATT TTTCCGAAAAATCTTCTCGGAATCCAGCAGCAGCTTTTTAGGAGGCAGTAGTCCTCGACGAAGTCTTTCCAGTCTTTCAAAAATGGCACTATCCAGTAACAGCACTTGCGATGAATCTATGTAA
- the LOC122637035 gene encoding RILP-like protein homolog isoform X2, which yields MPFCLKPNQTSTMEEYSVVSDVSVVDVYDIASEIGKECEKLIDLFGVESVTNLMPKVINALELLENLAIKNERENTTVQELRAKIIQLESDKIGKAEDRQRFEKELEQIEEHWRQESRDLVGMVTRLQEENRRLAEALRESQSDSQYSAFTASQEVDVSVLQHLRSMIDKQRDQIRARDRELTQKNLEIENLTSQVEKFGVVGRELKRKQRQAQMQARGLVEERADFLAQLQDQNRELIQLRGRLGLAKKENEDLSKSQGCPDLTNKAVYDLDDPDRPRFTTAELKEILHERNELKARVSDLEDELEYYRPKPEIPIDDKDAPVQGPLPYEPDDAPWKKSSESGIRKFFRKIFSESSSSFLGGSSPRRSLSSLSKMALSSNSTCDESM from the exons ATGCCTTTTTGTCTAAAGCCCAATCAAACTTCTACAATGGAAGAATATTCTGTGGTATCAGATGTCTCGGTAGTAGATGTCTATGATATTGCCTCAGAAATAGGGAAGGAATGTGAAAAACTTATAGATCTTTTTGGTGTTGAGTCTGTAACAAATCTTATGCCAAAAGTTATTAACGCTTTAGAATTGCTCGAAAATCTtgcaattaaaaatgaaagagaaaatactaCAGTTCAAGAATTAAGGGCTAAAATTATACAACTTGAAAGCGATAAAATTGGAAAAGCTGAGGATAGACaaagatttgaaaaa GAGTTGGAGCAGATCGAAGAACATTGGAGACAAGAATCTCGAGATTTAGTTGGCATGGTAACTAGATTACAAGAAGAGAATAGACGATTGGCAGAAGCTTTACGAGAATCGCAAAGTGATAGTCAGTACAGCG CTTTTACAGCTAGTCAAGAAGTGGATGTTTCAGTTTTACAACATTTAAGATCTATGATAGATAAGCAACGTGATCAAATTAGAGCAAGGGATCGAGAACTTACACAAAAGaatttagaaatagaaaat cTAACATCACAAGTTGAAAAATTTGGAGTTGTTGGAAGAGAATTAAAACGTAAGCAACGCCAAGCACAAATGCAAGCACGTGGTCTTGTAGAGGAAAGAGCAGATTTCTTAGCACAACTGCAAGATCAAAATCGAGAATTAATACAACTGAGAGGTAGACTTGGACTagccaaaaaagaaaatgaggatTTATCTAAATCACAAGGATGTCCTGATCTGACAAATAAAGCTGTATATGATCTGGATGATCCAGATAGACCCAGATTTACTACTGCTGAACTAAAAGAAATCTTgcatgaaagaaacgaattaaaagCAAGAGTTTCAGATTTGGAAGATGAATTAGAATATTATCGACCAAAACCAGAAAT acCTATAGATGACAAAGATGCACCTGTACAAGGTCCTCTTCCTTATGAACCAGATGATGCACCTTGGAAAAAATCATCTGAGTCTGGTATTCGTAAATT TTTCCGAAAAATCTTCTCGGAATCCAGCAGCAGCTTTTTAGGAGGCAGTAGTCCTCGACGAAGTCTTTCCAGTCTTTCAAAAATGGCACTATCCAGTAACAGCACTTGCGATGAATCTATGTAA
- the LOC122637035 gene encoding RILP-like protein homolog isoform X1, with protein sequence MPFCLKPNQTSTMEEYSVVSDVSVVDVYDIASEIGKECEKLIDLFGVESVTNLMPKVINALELLENLAIKNERENTTVQELRAKIIQLESDKIGKAEDRQRFEKELEQIEEHWRQESRDLVGMVTRLQEENRRLAEALRESQSDSQYSGKQTFTASQEVDVSVLQHLRSMIDKQRDQIRARDRELTQKNLEIENLTSQVEKFGVVGRELKRKQRQAQMQARGLVEERADFLAQLQDQNRELIQLRGRLGLAKKENEDLSKSQGCPDLTNKAVYDLDDPDRPRFTTAELKEILHERNELKARVSDLEDELEYYRPKPEIPIDDKDAPVQGPLPYEPDDAPWKKSSESGIRKFFRKIFSESSSSFLGGSSPRRSLSSLSKMALSSNSTCDESM encoded by the exons ATGCCTTTTTGTCTAAAGCCCAATCAAACTTCTACAATGGAAGAATATTCTGTGGTATCAGATGTCTCGGTAGTAGATGTCTATGATATTGCCTCAGAAATAGGGAAGGAATGTGAAAAACTTATAGATCTTTTTGGTGTTGAGTCTGTAACAAATCTTATGCCAAAAGTTATTAACGCTTTAGAATTGCTCGAAAATCTtgcaattaaaaatgaaagagaaaatactaCAGTTCAAGAATTAAGGGCTAAAATTATACAACTTGAAAGCGATAAAATTGGAAAAGCTGAGGATAGACaaagatttgaaaaa GAGTTGGAGCAGATCGAAGAACATTGGAGACAAGAATCTCGAGATTTAGTTGGCATGGTAACTAGATTACAAGAAGAGAATAGACGATTGGCAGAAGCTTTACGAGAATCGCAAAGTGATAGTCAGTACAGCGGTAAACAAA CTTTTACAGCTAGTCAAGAAGTGGATGTTTCAGTTTTACAACATTTAAGATCTATGATAGATAAGCAACGTGATCAAATTAGAGCAAGGGATCGAGAACTTACACAAAAGaatttagaaatagaaaat cTAACATCACAAGTTGAAAAATTTGGAGTTGTTGGAAGAGAATTAAAACGTAAGCAACGCCAAGCACAAATGCAAGCACGTGGTCTTGTAGAGGAAAGAGCAGATTTCTTAGCACAACTGCAAGATCAAAATCGAGAATTAATACAACTGAGAGGTAGACTTGGACTagccaaaaaagaaaatgaggatTTATCTAAATCACAAGGATGTCCTGATCTGACAAATAAAGCTGTATATGATCTGGATGATCCAGATAGACCCAGATTTACTACTGCTGAACTAAAAGAAATCTTgcatgaaagaaacgaattaaaagCAAGAGTTTCAGATTTGGAAGATGAATTAGAATATTATCGACCAAAACCAGAAAT acCTATAGATGACAAAGATGCACCTGTACAAGGTCCTCTTCCTTATGAACCAGATGATGCACCTTGGAAAAAATCATCTGAGTCTGGTATTCGTAAATT TTTCCGAAAAATCTTCTCGGAATCCAGCAGCAGCTTTTTAGGAGGCAGTAGTCCTCGACGAAGTCTTTCCAGTCTTTCAAAAATGGCACTATCCAGTAACAGCACTTGCGATGAATCTATGTAA
- the LOC122637038 gene encoding ribonuclease P protein subunit p29 yields MQKESQKVCLPLSVNLTKCVTTCKNSEQYLMNFLQNLLPSSDMKSAADELRKTYIFSKLRSKATKNIKIKKKFLTTRKRILLGLGKISNNKNGLKYTDLLPLHELWLKYIQNILGDKFSSNATHNPIDSNWENINQQLIKADFHGAKISVVKSKCPSLVGINGIVVQDTKNTFKVCSTDNVIRTLPKDAIVMELYLHELTLQIYGKQLSIRPTERTVKKFKNAHTFEL; encoded by the exons atgcagAAAGAATCTC agAAAGTATGTTTACCTTTATCggttaatttaacaaaatgcGTTACAACTTGTAAAAATAGTGAACAATATCTTATGAACTTTTTACAAAACTTACTACCATCGTCTGATATGAAATCTGCAGCAGATGAATTGAGAAAg aCTTATATATTTAGCAAACTTAGATCTAAAGctacgaaaaatattaaaatcaaaaaaaaatttttaactacGAGAAAACGGATATTACTTGGATTAGGtaaaattagtaataataaaaatggttTAAAATATACAGATCTATTACCACTCCATGAACTGtggttaaaatatatacaaaatattttggGTGATAAATTTTCATCCAATGCGACTCATAATCCAATTGATTCTAATTGGGAGAATATAAATCAACAATTAATAAAAGCCGATTTCCATGGTGCTAAAATCTCTGTAGTCAAATCTAAATGTCCTAGTTTAGTTGGTATTAATGGTATAGTTGTGCAAGATACTAAGAATACTTTCAAAGTATGTAGTACAGACAATGTTATTCGCA CCTTACCAAAGGATGCTATAGTAATGGAACTTTACTTACATGAATTAACGCTGCAAATATATGGAAAACAGTTGTCCATAAGACCTACTGAAAGAacagttaaaaaatttaaaaacgcACATACCTTTGAATTATAA